The nucleotide sequence TatcttgaaaaagaaaaaaaggtttaaattcTTAAATTACGCTGAAAGAGTCTGGAACCACTCAACCTTATGATTTATTAGGAAACACATTCTATTGAATCACAGATAggacacagtgtttttttttgttttttttgtgaaaatccTTTTTTATCCCAACTTTATACAAACATAAAGAAAGGACAAATAAATTGTGGATACCTCCCTACCCTCCcagtctttcaaaataaaatcaggaaatcaaagaacatgatttagcttttttattcattcaatgTGAGGATATTCACAATTATTCCATTTCATAATTATCTTGATAAAGGAAATTCACCACAATCAACTTATCCTGAAGGTTTGCAAAATGCAAGATGCCTGTTGGGGAAGAAATATGACTTTTCCAGGACATGATGAGCACCCATTGTCACAGCTTAGTCAAAAAACTTTATATCACATAAGCATTACACCAGCAAAACCAGCAGCTCAAAGCACATTTTAAGCATTTGACCAACAAACACCTAATAAACACTTCACAGCTTCTAGTATCTTTATGAGTCTTGACCAGCAATTGGGTTAGTTACTTTTACTCCTAGGTCAGTAAGGGCTGTGGGTTTTGAGATACTCAAAAGTATTATATTTATATCGGTGTGCGCATATTAATATATCGCTCTATGATCACTGACCTATGGAGTCTTACATTCCTGACGGACACAGAGTCACCGCCTGGTCTTGCTTATATCTAGATGGATCTCAAATCCACCCCGGAATGTCTTCCCACGGATATAAGCTCACAGTTTGCTCCCTCTGTGTCAGGCACAGCCGTGAGGCTGCCCTAGAATACTCCCCGCAGGAGTGTTGGGGTGATTAAACACTACTTCCAGTCTTTCCAGCCCTACTCAGATCAATTGCTGTAACTTTTTCAGAATATTTCCAATATTCACTGTGCTTTTCACAGTTTAGTCACTTCCAGTATTCACAATGTAGTCATTTTGGTCAAATTTGTATTGATTCAGATGAAATATACAGTTTCTTTTAGATCTCATCAAACTCAGACATAGCAAGGGCAAAAAAAATTAGAATTTTGCACTTACCAGTCTTTGTTGTGTTGAGTTGTCGTGACGTCAATTTTTGTGGAATTTCAGCTCACTTGACcgttcaggagagatgaagaagactcagagacactTAGTCTGCTAACATAGATATATCGAAGGGTTCCTTACGAGGTTTACacaaacagttagcttagccttgGCTTGGTTCTTCAGACATCTGTAGATATATCTACACTAGCTTTAAGTATCTAGGTTGCAGAGACTATGAGAAGATTGCTCGTAGAGCAATCATCACTATATTATCCAGACTTCAACGTCTGTAGAAGACACGTATGACCTTCTATTTTTTGGAGACATCATGTCCTGGAAAAGTCACATTTCTTCCCCAACAATGCCATAAGTTGCAGACTATCAATAATAAGTAGTCCCCACATATCCCCAAATTTACTTTGATGGGGTTGTTCtgaacacacagtacacaaacCTTTCGATATTTGCCTTTGAATAGAAACCTGTATTGTGTTATTTTTCACTGTCGAGCATGGTATCAAATACTTATATTTTTCAAGATGTTTTATCCAAAATATGAAATTCTAGTATAGGGAAAACACTAGTTTATAAATCTTCAAAAATTGTGAAAGCTGCTCATTAGAATTTCCCAGAGGTCAAGGggacgtcttcaaattgcttttttttcccaaccaACACTCCAAAACCCAAAGGCTCTGTCATAAATGACATCTAATTTGTCAAGTGTCCAACCACCCTTCACACACAAGCAGTAGCCATCTTGGAATATCCAGTGTAAAAGTTTTGCTAACAATATTGTAAATCAGACAGAGGACTGTTACATAGTCTATGTTTGGAAAAATTTGCTAAGTGGAAAGGAATGGgttgcagggttctccccagaaattcttagtatagcggcgcaccgtctgtccggggggggggggggggggggagacacggacgtacggacagccggtcatcaactccgtcagccgggggacagacggacgctcatcgccgtcagccgggagctcctagccgtcaaccgggggacggcggacagacggacggacggacgctcgacactgtcacgcgtggagtatagcggcgctgaccgagcggtagagcggcgcagcgccgctgttccaccgtctggggagaaccctgggtTGGCATTCAATTGTGTGCACATTCAGTGTATGTATGCACATTTTTAgtctttatttgatttatgtCCTCGATACATTGGGTGTGTACTCGTCTCATTTGCAGTAATGGAATATGGTAGAACAAAATCTTACCCATAATGCTCATGTCCTCTGCTGAATTCCCTGTTCCACAATTTATCTGCATGATTCCTTTCAGTCGTTAAATCATGACACattgcatgcttgtgtgtgctGTGAAGACCCTCACAGGCGATCTGGGATTTATTTTGATGTGAAAACCACAGACATGAACTCTTTTCACTGCTATTTGTTCCCCATAGGGCTCGGAAACACTAAGTAAAAATCTGGCCAAAAGAACAGGGagtaaacacatgcacacatacacacacacagatagcaTGCACTCAAAAACACATGCTGGATCGATTAGCATTtttgaggctgcagagagaaaaaagagggaacaCAAAGCTTATTAGAGGCATGTTTCATACTCTGCCAGAAGAATTGAACAAATGAAGCCTTCCCCCAGTCTTGGCTTGAATATCAGTGTCACTTTGAAGGCTTTTTATTGAACATAGGGCGACGGCAAGTACATAAAGCTTCTAAACATCCCTAAAAAGCAACAGTTGACAGATTGAAGATAACGAGCAGATAATCCAAACGCTCCCGTTTGTTGTTTCACTCGTAACTGTCAGGCTGTTTGATTTCTGACTCAGGTGGCATATTTTACCGAACCCAATAACATTAATCCCAGACACCAGAGACAGCACCTGCAGAAAACCTGCCTTTCGATTGTTTGTTTGATACAGTATTGGCCTCAACAATCCTGTATGCATTGGGTTACATTTTTTACAGCAAAAGTAAGGCTAGTTACACTCCGCACTAATTACAAATAGACAGGAACTGGCACATTTATCAAAACACAATTCCTGTGTTCCTTACAGAGATGGGCTGAACTAGACTTTTAAACCATGCGTGGCGAAAAGGTGGGCAAGGCTTTATCAGGGCGTCCATAtattaaaaaagggaaatattgtGTTGTAAGGAACATGCCTCCATGACAATTTCCATAACCCTAAGGAATATCTCAGTCGCAAACGTCGGCATGTAACAGGATTGTCCATCGCGCTCGGCCTCTAAACACCGTCACGTTCCTCTGAAACTCTCTGAGACACTACCCTGTCCATTGATACCAAGCATACCTTAGCCTGAGCTAACGCTCACGTTAGCctccaaacaaacaagcagacaaACCTCACACGTTGTAATTAACGTGtcaaattgtgtgtttgtgcttcaaTATTCCATCAAATTCCAAATCGATTGCAATCGAATGCAACTAATATTGTTTTCTCACCTTTTCATGGTCATTTCCAGCTGCTGTATGCATTGCTATGAGCTCCCTTTGTTTACATCGACGACATGTTGTCACATGACTgacaatgtaaacacagagaggacCCTGCCAACAATTACTTACCAGGAAACCACTCTATGGCAACCAAACTACGCCAACATTAGCTCcatgaaatgtttgaaaaaaaatattttaggcTTTATTTAATTGCAGTCACAATCCATTACTgaaattgtaatgttttttctCAATTTTGAAAAGCCCTGTGCACTGTAGCCAGActtgaaatagaatatgaaTTTCCCCATTTctaccattaaaacacaaaaccttTTCCAATTAGCATTAGTCAGTGAGGGCATGCAAAGTTTGGAAATCTATGATTCATGTGAAAAGTAGATTGCAGACCCCCTCAAAAGCAATTACAATCTAAAATGATCAGGTTGCCCCTCCCTACATTTCCAGCTGACTGTAATTTTATAGAATGGGTTTTAAGAATGCACTTTATGGTATGCAAACATACTCTGTCGATAATGAATGATTTAGCCATCTGAGACAGTCAATTTAGTTAAAAGGGAGTTCATTAAAACCCCTCAGAGCTTGTTCCTGTACTTTGTTTTTCACCAGAGGTTTCATCCAGAGAGGTCACAGCTGCCATATTTTGCACCAGCCAAAATGTCTCTTGGACAAAATGGAGGAATTCTGTTGAAATATTATCTGCATTTATTGAACAAGTGAACAGTTCACAGAGAACCATGCATCGCTAACCCAAATcatcagtcagtgcgtttacatgcagtTGTCCAagtatacatgctggtgagaaaatcggattattggccggagcatgtcataccccggtacaataggtggcgctgtacccatttcaactagtggtaacagcgccttctccggctgacctctttacgtcacaagcaacaacaaactgcctcggcattcaagaaagatggcgtacgaagagcgagacgaagctacatcattgtacatttcatatatggtgtacatgataattacacaaactagatgcacaatggcgctctttctcaCGGTGATtctggaggaaagacgccgccgtcgccgtccttctacttccggctcacagccCTGGAAAAGACATCTcacgcctgcgcagaacgcagaAATCCGATccaatctgatggaacgtatacatgcaggcgtaatgcgactatcaatcaaataatctaggtgttttaattcgactatgagaaatccggtccggtccgattttagtcagactaaggtgtatacatgcatcttaaaaatccgacagtagtcggactaacacagtaattcggttttcttgagtgtcatgtaaatgcactgagtATGTGATGACCTGGGATTCATTGAACAGtgaattttcacatttcacattgaTTTCCACggtaataaaaatgtcattactGGATCATGGAAATCCTACCTACTGCACACCTGTTTCtttagattttcttttaaaagaggAAGCATTTAATTTTATGCAGATTTTTATGCAGTTATTATCACTTAAACAACAGCAGAATTTTATCTAGGCCTAACCCTACATTTAAAATCTTCAAAGTTGCTAAAGACAAACTGTGATTGTTAGAAATATCCTAAAACACCTACAGTAAATATGTGAACATGTAGAATCTGTGCACCTCGGTTGAATGTCACGGCCTTAGTTGACTTTCcttccaaaatatttcaggacGCTACAAGCTGTGCATGTCTGAGTGTGTGCGCCTGTCTATCTCAACACTGGAGGGAGGGAGTCaatcacagcagcagaaatCATCCCTGCGGGCGATCTGTCTCCACTCATGACAAGGCTCCTAAGGCACTTATCTTTCCTTCCTTGACtcattccatccatccatccctcagCCCTCCCTCTACCTCCTTTCCCCATTCTCCAtcactctctgtctccctcccacGCTTTGTCTCGTGCCCCGGCACTGCAATTAACTTCTCGTCATCAAAGGGTGTAATGAAAAAGACAGcgagatagagacagacagtggtAGGGAAGCTGTGAGAGAGGGAAGATAAGAGGGATGAAGCCTGAGGAGACTGAACAGAGGTGAAGCAGTGTCTCACACATACACTCGCATGTAAACGCATACACTTGTGCACACTCACAGGGTTCTTTTTTGtatcaaatacacacactgttaaacaaaatcacacacgcacaccctgCACTCGCTATCAATCACGCTCACATTCCTGCGAgatgcagacagaaacagagagagggaaaaagaggGGTATGATATCCCCCCAGGAGATTTTTCTCTCCTTGttccttgtttttatttctccctcttcctttttcacagatacacacacacttgttcacattgtctccccctcctcctcctcctcctcctctccttctcctccaccctttttttttttgaagaacaAGAAGTATTGCTGTACATGTAGGGAAGCTGCTTGGTTGGTATTctcattgtttttctgtttttgtcttttacttCACCCCCTTCAGAGAGCTGTCAACTGTGACCGCTGTGAGAGATTGAGACTGGGGGATGAAAGAGACAATAAAATAGGAAGGGAGGGGGGATGTTGAGATGGAGGTGCCTACAGAGGGCAGAGGGAGTGATGGCATGCTTGTTTCTTTGTGCCTGAGCAAACGTATCAACAACAGTAgggaggtgatgaagaggaAAATAGCTAAGGGTAAAAATGCAGGTCAGGGGGGGAATGTAAAGGGCCAAAGCTGCCAATTAACCATTGGCACCAGCACTCAATAACAGTGACATAATTGGCCTGAGTTGGTGGTCCTTGGCGGGGGAGGCTTCTGCAGTGGAGTGCAGCTGACACAGGCGTGGTTTGACTCTGACAACACGttacaaaatgtgaataatCTATCATGTAATGTGATGTACTGTGACTAAAAGTGGAACAGCTGAATCGCAGGCTTCAAAGAAGAAATAATATCTGTCAGCTAGGTTTTCCCTCCATTACGCCCATATGCATTAAAGACAGAATTGATGAAATAAGCTGTACAGTGACTTTTTCCACTCCAAGTATGTGCTACAGTCCTTTTCTCCGTAGACACACTGTTGGCCTGAGGCTGGCATTGACATCAGAGTCACCAGCCAACCCAGCCACTAGCAGTCACTATTGTAGCCATGAGAACATGATCCCTCACCAGCTTCACATAACCTGTAAAGTCTGTCAATTCACTGTGTTAATTTGATAATCAAAATTTGactaaatcaaatgaaatattGCAAAATGTCATCCATGATTAAATGTATCACACATTTTTACAGATTATGCAATtacaattacattttacaatgtaaaaacaaaaatagcaaACAATATAGTTTGTAGTTTAAAAGTAATATATACATAAGTGGTGTGGCTCTGTGAATCACAGTATTGGTCTATCACAGTGGTTCTCAATCATTTTCTGGCATTCCCCCCTTCAGACGCAGAACATAATTTAATTTCCCCAACCCACACTTTATAGATATATAACTTTATTTAGAAAGATGCATCCTagagcagctgacagtgcaAACAATGGTAAACATTGTAGCCCTTAAGGCCAACGTTAACAATCATACTGTTgttgacagaaatgtaaaatctcacctccagttctcGCTGAAGAATAGACAACCTGTGCTGACCATGTTTCTTGACTCATGCAGACTTGTTTAGCCTTCTGCAACATGTTACTAAAGCTAGTTGTTGCACCACGagaatgtttttctgtttattcaacATGTATTAATATTTAAAGTGTCACGTGTCCAGAATGCACCACATTGACACAGAACTTCCTTGGTGAAGCTTGAAGTAGATGGATAAACTGCAGTTCTCAAGATATTTAAAAGGCTTccagaaagacaaacagagaccTCTATTTATAGTTAGATAAATCACATTCATTCAACTTGATTTGACTCTGTAGTCTACTGGATGGATAGTCACTTTGAACTAGCCCAAAATGTTTACTGGTGGGATTGCTAAGTAATTTTGTATAATCTTTGATATTCAATATTGGATAAATCCTGCAGACTAAACCCCTGATTTCAGGCACCACCATGATGTTGAcatctgtatttttaaaatgtctcaacaaTCACTGGATGGCATTTGGTAGACATATTCATTCATGTATTAACTTTGATCCTATGACTTTTAATCTTGCCTTTTGACgttcccatcagcctcaactgtaTTTGTTGTGCTTATTCCAAATTACCAAATGTTAGCATCTTCACAAGCTAAAAGATTTGGACCATTGAAAACACTATCTGCTAAACAACACCATGTTAGCATTATCATTATGAACAttttagcatgctgatgttagcagttAGGTCAAAGCACAGCTGGGCCTCACAGAGCCACTAAcatatctgttttgtttaattttaagCTGCAATAACCTGCCCTATAAGACCTGCCCCCACTTACTCTTTAGAAAAGGAAAGAGTTAAACCTAAAGTTCTTGTGCGTAGAGGCAGGCTGAGTTTGTCTTAGCTTCGCCACCCAAGTGGCAGTGCTTGTAGTGCACATCCTTGTGGATGGTGACCCATGGTGAGTGGAGAGCTCCTTTTTGTTAGaagtgaaaatgtgtgtatacACTGTTATAAACTGTTATAAGTTTACTGTCTTGCACCACTCTTAACTCGTCTGCTTGGCAGTTTGTCTGAGGAAACCCCACTGGCTATTGCAGCCAACAGCACAGCTCCAGTTGTCACAAGGACACACAAACTCCTCCACCACGATAAAGTGGCAATTCACAGGGGGGTCTTGTTCATGAGTGAGGATAAGATGGAGCATAAAATTGGATTGGTGCAGCATTTGCAGTGATGCAGGCTTTGTGCTGAACTGTTGTAGTCGACTGTTGATCTTAAAGCATATCCATTGTACccttaaaaacatcaaatgtaATGCACATCTGTGTAATCCATTATTCCCTGGGGCTGCCTAGATGTGTTTGGTGGGAGTAGCAGTGCCTGAGGTGATGTTCCACTGGCTTTAGGTGTGTCTGATTAGTCCATTAAAAGCAAACACTAGAAAAGCAgcacacagaaataaaactgtTCATCCAAGCAAAGCAGGGAGCTTATTGAAGCGGACATTTTAATCAGCTACCCAACAGGGGTGAGGCTGAGATGGTGTCACCTCTGTTTGGTCTGTCAAGATGGGTTGCAGGCCATGGTATCCGTTCGTTTGGGCCGGAAGAGGAGGGGCAGGAGGAGCTTTGAGGAGGAAAGGTAGCGACACAGAGGTCCGATACAGCTGGCTTTGCATTCTGCATGAAAGGGAGAATCAACAGCGAACCAAATGACAGCCATTCACTGTGATCAAAAGGAAGATACAGTTTCTCCTCTCTGGTTCAGAGACAGGCTCTCAGGCCCCTCACTGTCTTCACAGTAGGGCTCTGTTTTCAGAATGAAAAAAGCTCAGTTGGAGGGCGAGTGCTACTCACTGCCAAGCAATGTGATTTGTGATCCTGTGATTTGTTTCGCAGGATCCATCTTACCGAACAAATTGGTGTCAAACAACTCGCTAACTCTCCTTCCGACTAATCAATAGGGAATTCATGGTGTGAGTGGGTGTCATCTCTCCATCTGTGTCCCACTTGTTTCAGCACCATGCATATCACAGAGTCGCCAGCCATCTGCCAATTTCTAAGTGCTCACCATTATTGTCGTTCAGATTTGTCATGCAGCTTGCACAGAAGCTGGTTACTCCTCCGCACACATGTATTTGCCAGTATCATAGATAAACATCTTGTTAACATTTACCACATCATTAGGAAGCATATGCAGAATACTTGTCAGATGACGTGTGTTAATATTCATAAATGGTGTGCAAAGTGGTTTCAAGATAACATACATTACGGTTATTTTACATCTATCCAAATTTTTGAAAGTTGGCTTTTATTATGATGGAATACTTTTATGTGGAATCAACAACTTCAGGGGTTGGATTAGCTTTGTTATGTCCTTTGCAaacttatttcctgttttttttttttccagattggaatcagagagagagatgacccTAGTTTTGTCCATGAATCCCTTCCTGGACCCAGAAGGAGACCCTCCCCTCTCCACATACCAGCCTATATGGGAATCGGAGCGCTGCACTAAGACCTGCCTGTCGAACCCTGCTCCACCATGCAGCTCTGAAGAGCAATTTACACAAGGTACCGACAACAAGCATAGACGTTTGTTCAAGTCCTTAGATTTTGAGCCCTGGCAATAAGTTGCATCTGCCCAAAGCATTTATCAGTATTTGTCACTTGAGTGCAGATAAGCATATAGATAGCATGGTTGCTAGTTAGCAATATGTGCGCTTGCTTTCATAACAAGTTTTGCTTTAATTGTTTGAATAATCAACATATTTGCCAGTAGGACATTTCATTTTAGCCTGCTGCTCTTAAGATACTTCTAAGGATAAGGTTCAACTCAAGCTTAATCTGGTTGGAATGAACTAAAAGATGTTGTTAAATAAGTGTTGCTTAAAACTCAAGGAAGTCCAGTTGCCTCCGCATAGCACTTAGATATACCATGACCAGCATATGCATTAGAAATGTGTTAATGATGCTGTACAACTCAGTTCTATATTAATGTTGTTTCACAGCACTTTTGGTTAATTATGTGATTTTTACATGCAGTATGTCCTTACAATACATTAAATGCCTTTAGTATAACAGTAGAGTAAGCAATGATTACAATTgaaatttctttttattatacACATTTTTTACCATCCAAGATGCATAGATGTTGAGGGCCCCATTCCACACATTGTTACTtcctttaacatttaacattcttTATCAAACAAGGCAAGGCATGGTTCATAGTGAGATGTTCTTCATTGTCATGGCAACCAGATTGCCGTTCTAGCATTACTTATCCAATAAGTATGGATAGCAACAGTATTGATATTAGTATGGATAGCAGTAGCATGGATATTAGCAACTTTTACCATCATATACACTTGTGTCCATGATTCACATTTTGGGAGACCATGCTGGTGTCTCTCTAATGTACCAACGAAGGCAACATAATTGGGGAAGCCTGAGCCTTCTTTATTATGCTGGCACTCACAATCCCACGTTCCTCTCATTTGATGTAAAATAAAAggatctgaaaacaaaaaaaattagatttgaatgtgaaaaaaataagatCTGACCTCAAATATAACATTATTTATAAGTGAAgattcaaaataaattatttattcaaaagaatatCAGAATTAAATTGAAATTCACTTTTTCCTACacttaaataaattatttgCAAAAGAAAATACTTGGCGGTGTTGTTCATCAACATTGTCAGGAAATGACTCATATCTATGAAATATGATCAAATGACAAAATACACTACAGTGAGGCTCCAAATTAGTCTTTACAGGATTCTAACTATAGTTGTTTGTGTAAGTTATGAAATAACTACAATGGTATTCACTTCTCTAACATTAAAGATGTTGTAACATTGTATAGTCCAGTTGGTTtatggtgtttttcttttctgtggcCCTAGAACCCCCCTGCAGGCGACTTCCTGATCATGTCTCAGTATCAAGGATTGCATACTTCAAGAGGAAGTTTGTTGATGATGACGATGAGCCTCGCTTCAGTTTTAGGACATACTGCCAGACTGTAAGTATTGACACACTCAATGTCTCACATTCACGCAGTGCATCAAGACAGCATTCAATTCAGTCTTAAATCAAAATGATTGTAGAACATCATTTGTTATGATGACATAATTCAAAAGAAGACTATCACTGTCCAAGTTCATTATTCAATTTATATTCCCAATAGTTTACTTTGTAGTATGCTGGAGATTTCAGACTTGTCTGAATCAACATAATATTGTGTTGTCACTAACAGATTGCATTGTCGTGTTGTTAGCAAACACTGGACTCTACTTGTTTGTTCCATTGTTGGAATTTCTGAGGACACTACATAGGGGATAAATAATACACCCAGAATCCTGAGACTCATATAAAACGGCAGTCAGTAAATACAGTTCATTGTTATTTTGCTTATTCGGAATGGCTACAGTCATTGCTGCATGCAAGCATTGTAAGAGAATGCAAAATCTCAAATTGGTCTTATTCAGGAGTTTTACAATATAGTGGGTGGGTTTTGTTAAAGCTGAAACATGATGACAGTAGCTGGTGAAGTAAtgagaattggccacctgttgaattcattcTACCAACAAATATTGGACAGCATAACCCCAGGGTATCTTTTAACTGCATTATTGACTGTATAAACAGTATTCTgtttatacatccatgactgtacCTTCTAGTAGCTTTtatagctcagttagccctgcAGCTAGCCAGACTACCAAGgtagtgttggtgtttacaccaacTGCTTTGGACTAGCCCAGGGCAAGCTAgccagcatgctaacttcagtagatatcactaaaacacaatacatagacatctttgacataacatcaaaGCTATTATTTCTTCACATAATGTTGATAATTTgagttcatttttgaatgttttgaactaaaattcttacagactgcacctttaatatctAAGAAAGAAGTTGAAAAGTCTACATCTTACACAATATCATGCTAAAATAAATGAGAAGCTTGTATAAATCTAAAAGGATAATGTCCTTCAGGTGGCACCAGTTTTGGAGGAGCGTGCCCATGTGCTGCGCCTCTCCCTGGAGAAGATGCGATTCATAGACGACCCTGAGGCCTTCCTCAGGCGCTCTGTCCTTGTTAACAACCTCCTTCGGCGCCTTCGAGCTGAGATCCTACTCCAGAGCACTGACTGGTGCTTCCCACCTGGCCCAGCATTCACTACCGGCCCTTGTGTCCCACCACCCAGCAGTAACGCTGCTCACCAGGCGCTCCATGGAACAGTCCCCACCCGGATCTGCTTAACGCCCCAGGCTGGACCACCCTTCCGTAAGCGCTTCCGGATGGTCCGTGGAGGACAGGGGGATCTGCGGCCTGACTGTGCCCAGACATGCTGCTGCATCTATGCAGCGGCAGCTGCTTCTGGACACTACCTTCACCTCCCGTTTTCCATGTACGACGCAGCACTCTCCACCTGCCCGTCCACacctcactcctcctccttttttcagCTAGCTAGCCACAGTAAGTTAGGGCTGACAGTGGCCATAGAGGAGCATGATGACGAGGATGAGGAtgctgaagaggaggagcaaaatgaagaagaagaagaagaagaagagagggaagaggaagaagaggaggaagaagacaatGAAAGAAGACAAGCTGGGCCGTCCCTTGATGTTAAGAAAAAGTCAAGCCAGAAAAGTAGGACTAGGACCTTGCTGGGTCATGCACACACAAGGACAGTGGGGGACAGCTGCATGACAGACagggtagaagaagaagaagaggaggaggaagagcatggggaggaagaggaggaggaggaggaggaggaagaagaggggggggaagaggaggagcagattGATAGACCTTGTCAGTGGGACTCAACAGCCACAGAAAGGGAGCTCCACAAAATCAGCTTTTGGCACCGCAGAGCTCATAGACAgtaaaactgacattttaagTGTGTTAGAATTAAAATGATATGATGATGACAGCTGTCATCAGTTGAAGATTATTTCTCCTCATAGCAGATGAAGGTGGGTGCTACCTACTCTGTAGTAATGCCAAGTCAGCTTTATTTTGatcagttttatttaacttAAACTCTTCAAATCTATTGCTTGTGTTATGGTcagataaaataaagaaaagacagTTCTTGGCCACTGGTGGCactggaaacacatttttaaaggctAACTTTACATATGATGGGATCTTAAATCTCAAAGGTGAAGTGAAGCTTGCTATTGCACTGTCTCCAAGACCATTTTCAGGCCCCACAGCACAAAACCTAAGGTCTCAAGTGGGGCTTCATATTGGTGCAACGGTCTTGTTTCAGGACCCTAAGCAAACCTATGAAATAAAGGGTTGTGGTTTGGGGGTGTGTGCTTCTG is from Sparus aurata chromosome 16, fSpaAur1.1, whole genome shotgun sequence and encodes:
- the sertad4 gene encoding SERTA domain-containing protein 4 → MTLVLSMNPFLDPEGDPPLSTYQPIWESERCTKTCLSNPAPPCSSEEQFTQEPPCRRLPDHVSVSRIAYFKRKFVDDDDEPRFSFRTYCQTVAPVLEERAHVLRLSLEKMRFIDDPEAFLRRSVLVNNLLRRLRAEILLQSTDWCFPPGPAFTTGPCVPPPSSNAAHQALHGTVPTRICLTPQAGPPFRKRFRMVRGGQGDLRPDCAQTCCCIYAAAAASGHYLHLPFSMYDAALSTCPSTPHSSSFFQLASHSKLGLTVAIEEHDDEDEDAEEEEQNEEEEEEEEREEEEEEEEDNERRQAGPSLDVKKKSSQKSRTRTLLGHAHTRTVGDSCMTDRVEEEEEEEEEHGEEEEEEEEEEEEGGEEEEQIDRPCQWDSTATERELHKISFWHRRAHRQ